One part of the Sorangiineae bacterium MSr11954 genome encodes these proteins:
- a CDS encoding lantibiotic dehydratase, with product MIHELVHHGECVVRTPLLPFDVLLDHLTRERLRAVVENPIVREALFLASPTLDAALDAWLETPNAPRASHVEIVLFRYVSRMATRPTPFGLFSGCAVARIAPSTSLAVGVPRECRRSSRLDTHYLTLLAESIQGDRAVRQALRVQANSSITRGEDELRYVEATMDTSTRARQFHLVMVDPIPELAVALDAAHKPTTCREICDSIVRHDSEVSREEAAAFVDALLDAQILESKVHPAVTGENLLGAYANALTATGATSAIGERLMSVERALDRLDGFGLGAPRDAYRAIAAELEELPVQPDPARLFQVDLFKSSAGLHVGESVVAEVRRSIALLHGMTPHRGTAAMRYFRTRFEERYGEREISLAEALDDEGGLGFDLPGVAAADPSPLLVGLVLPDLQGKEPAISLPDRRKLHRVLGLLASGEREWALDDADLAALQVTHPAPLPDALAALVSIGARCSEAVDLGEFQLCVHDVGGPSGAKLLARFCHGDPAIRALVGHHLRAEERLRPEAIFAEIVHLPEGRLGNILCRPVLRSHEIPYLGVSGVPSEQQIPIDDLRVSVRGGAVRLRSARLGREVLPRLSSAHDHSSASLAVYRFLCELQYEGVASSLHWDWGPLEGAPFLPRVRQGRVILSLATWTVENDDVEHLARDAAYRARRGLPRWVCVVEGDHLLPLDLETETAAPQLVALARGRERIRLRELFPSPENMCAAGPDGRYAHEIIIPLVRAKPSTPKSLRPICAPSIARTFCPGTEWLYMKLYTGPASQDRVLRAIIAPALNELRAGRAIERWFFIRYADPEPHLRVRFQGDADRLLRHVLPLLRDRLARPLASGRVARYQLDTYEREIERYGGSRTMLLAEQIFCADSDLALAIVHATTGDAGADIRWRAALYGMHMILTDAEVGHDARRALVARARDAFAAEHRLDTPARRSLGARYRTERADVERLLGGAPIDDDGLGALMPMFRARSATLVPLLSELRKLRDAGELEAQWDDLLRSFIHMHVNRIIRDNQRPHELVLYEFLLRTYESMAARARTSAPSRGRSHDGAVPIEPA from the coding sequence ATGATTCATGAGCTCGTACATCACGGCGAATGTGTGGTTCGCACACCGCTTCTTCCTTTCGACGTGCTCCTGGATCATTTGACGCGGGAACGTTTGCGCGCGGTGGTCGAGAACCCCATCGTTCGGGAAGCCCTATTTCTCGCGTCCCCTACCCTCGATGCGGCGCTCGATGCCTGGCTCGAGACCCCAAACGCCCCACGGGCGAGCCATGTAGAAATCGTCCTCTTCCGATACGTGTCGCGCATGGCAACTCGCCCAACTCCATTTGGGCTATTCTCCGGATGCGCGGTCGCGCGCATCGCTCCGTCCACGTCGCTCGCCGTCGGCGTCCCACGCGAATGCCGGCGAAGCTCTCGACTCGATACGCACTATTTGACGCTGCTCGCCGAGAGCATCCAAGGTGATCGGGCCGTTCGCCAGGCGCTGCGGGTTCAGGCGAATTCGTCCATCACGCGGGGCGAAGATGAACTGCGGTACGTCGAGGCAACCATGGACACCTCAACCCGTGCCCGCCAATTTCATCTCGTGATGGTGGACCCCATCCCAGAGTTGGCAGTCGCCCTCGACGCCGCACATAAACCAACGACATGTAGGGAGATTTGCGACTCGATTGTGCGCCATGACTCGGAGGTGTCCCGCGAAGAAGCCGCCGCATTCGTCGACGCCTTGTTGGACGCGCAAATCCTCGAATCGAAGGTTCACCCCGCCGTGACCGGTGAAAATCTTTTGGGCGCATATGCCAACGCGCTCACCGCGACGGGCGCTACGAGCGCGATCGGCGAGCGGCTGATGAGCGTTGAGCGTGCCCTGGACCGCCTCGACGGGTTCGGGCTCGGCGCCCCGCGCGACGCATATCGGGCGATCGCCGCGGAGCTCGAGGAGCTCCCGGTCCAGCCCGATCCCGCACGTCTTTTTCAGGTCGACCTCTTCAAGTCGAGCGCGGGATTGCATGTCGGCGAATCCGTGGTAGCCGAGGTACGACGGAGCATTGCCTTGCTCCATGGGATGACCCCCCACCGTGGAACCGCCGCGATGCGATATTTTCGCACGCGGTTCGAGGAGCGTTATGGTGAGCGCGAGATTTCCCTCGCCGAGGCCCTCGACGACGAGGGTGGGTTGGGATTCGATTTGCCTGGGGTCGCCGCGGCCGATCCATCGCCGCTCCTCGTTGGCTTGGTGCTGCCGGACCTGCAGGGAAAGGAACCCGCGATAAGCCTCCCAGACCGACGAAAGCTTCACCGCGTGCTCGGACTACTTGCATCGGGGGAGCGCGAATGGGCACTCGACGACGCGGATCTCGCCGCCCTCCAGGTGACGCACCCTGCCCCGCTACCCGACGCGCTCGCGGCGCTGGTCTCCATTGGTGCGCGCTGCAGCGAGGCGGTCGACCTCGGTGAATTCCAACTTTGTGTGCACGATGTCGGCGGCCCATCCGGTGCGAAATTGCTCGCGCGATTCTGCCATGGCGACCCTGCGATCCGCGCCCTGGTCGGCCACCATCTGCGCGCAGAAGAGCGACTCCGCCCCGAGGCGATTTTCGCAGAGATCGTCCACCTTCCCGAAGGCCGGCTGGGTAATATCCTTTGCCGCCCCGTCCTTCGTTCCCACGAAATCCCTTATCTGGGCGTCTCGGGAGTGCCGAGCGAGCAGCAGATCCCGATCGACGATCTTCGCGTATCCGTGCGCGGCGGCGCCGTCAGGCTGCGATCCGCGCGCCTCGGTCGCGAGGTCTTGCCGCGACTCTCGAGCGCGCACGATCATTCGTCCGCGTCGCTCGCGGTCTATCGATTCCTCTGCGAGCTCCAATACGAGGGTGTCGCGAGCTCCTTGCATTGGGATTGGGGGCCGCTCGAAGGCGCGCCCTTTTTGCCGCGTGTGCGGCAGGGCCGCGTCATCCTATCGCTCGCGACGTGGACGGTGGAGAACGACGACGTCGAACACCTCGCTCGCGACGCAGCGTACCGCGCCCGCCGCGGTCTGCCGCGTTGGGTGTGCGTCGTCGAGGGCGACCATCTTCTTCCACTCGACCTGGAGACCGAGACGGCCGCCCCGCAATTGGTCGCGCTCGCACGAGGCCGCGAACGCATCCGCCTTCGGGAGCTCTTTCCCAGCCCCGAGAACATGTGCGCCGCCGGCCCGGACGGACGCTACGCGCACGAGATCATCATCCCTCTCGTACGGGCGAAACCGTCGACGCCCAAGTCGCTCCGCCCGATCTGCGCGCCGTCGATCGCGCGGACATTCTGCCCGGGCACGGAGTGGCTCTACATGAAGCTCTACACCGGTCCCGCGTCACAGGACCGCGTGCTCCGTGCCATCATCGCTCCAGCCTTGAACGAGCTGCGCGCCGGGCGAGCCATCGAACGCTGGTTCTTCATTCGTTACGCGGACCCCGAACCACACCTGCGCGTTCGGTTCCAGGGCGATGCGGACCGACTTCTGCGCCATGTTCTCCCGCTTCTCCGCGATCGGCTCGCGCGGCCGCTCGCGTCGGGTCGTGTGGCGCGCTACCAGTTGGACACCTACGAGCGCGAAATCGAACGCTATGGGGGGTCGCGGACCATGCTCCTCGCGGAGCAAATCTTTTGCGCAGACAGCGACCTCGCGCTGGCAATCGTGCACGCGACGACCGGTGATGCAGGCGCCGACATTCGCTGGCGCGCAGCGCTTTACGGGATGCACATGATCCTCACCGACGCCGAGGTCGGCCACGATGCGCGTCGGGCGCTGGTCGCGCGCGCGCGCGACGCATTTGCAGCGGAGCATCGTCTGGACACGCCGGCTCGGCGTTCCCTCGGGGCGCGCTATCGCACCGAACGAGCCGACGTCGAGCGGCTGCTCGGCGGTGCGCCGATCGACGACGATGGGCTCGGCGCGTTGATGCCCATGTTCCGAGCTCGTTCCGCGACCCTCGTCCCCTTGCTCTCCGAGCTGCGAAAACTACGCGACGCAGGGGAGCTGGAAGCACAATGGGATGATCTCCTGCGCAGCTTCATTCATATGCACGTCAATCGCATCATTCGTGACAACCAACGCCCCCACGAGCTCGTGCTCTATGAATTTTTGCTCCGTACCTACGAATCGATGGCGGCGCGAGCGCGAACGTCGGCTCCTTCGAGGGGTCGATCGCATGACGGCGCCGTGCCCATCGAGCCAGCGTAG
- a CDS encoding HlyD family efflux transporter periplasmic adaptor subunit, with protein MSNAFSRTLRALDRSSMERSHVPAFAAIVVLAAWTAWLLLAKLSVYETSEAARLEVTRATHAFDAPIAGRVVKTSFALDTDVTEGDILVELDAEPQRLALGEANAKAASITSRLAATRAELDAEKQALAHFRHQGKATIDEATSRVEEARIASAHARDEYERIDRLQKNGAIPEIDAVRSKADAQGKSAAEAALRAQQSKLEREWITGQSDRGTQIAAHRLDVVRLEGELAQLTAQIESLQHQIERRHVRAPASGRIGEISHVGPGSYVEEGDRMGTIVAKGDLRAVAEFKPASAFGRIRTGQPARIRFDGFPWTEYGETQAQVAGVAAEVRDGRARVELTITTVNDRIPVQHGLPGNVEVEVERTTPARLILRAAGQLVHRPGAPLSEPPPSRAPLPRITRQ; from the coding sequence ATGTCCAATGCATTTTCACGCACCCTCCGCGCGCTCGATCGAAGCTCCATGGAGCGCTCGCACGTCCCCGCATTTGCGGCCATCGTCGTTCTTGCCGCGTGGACGGCTTGGTTGCTCCTGGCCAAGCTCTCCGTCTACGAAACCAGCGAGGCGGCGCGGCTCGAAGTTACCCGCGCGACGCACGCCTTCGATGCGCCCATCGCCGGGCGCGTCGTGAAAACGAGCTTCGCCCTCGACACCGACGTCACGGAAGGCGACATCCTCGTGGAGCTCGACGCCGAGCCGCAGCGACTCGCCCTCGGCGAAGCCAATGCAAAGGCCGCGAGCATCACCTCGAGGCTCGCGGCGACCCGGGCGGAGCTCGATGCCGAGAAGCAGGCGCTGGCCCACTTTCGACACCAGGGAAAGGCGACCATCGACGAAGCGACGAGCCGCGTCGAGGAAGCTCGAATCGCGAGCGCACACGCGCGCGATGAATACGAACGAATCGACCGCCTGCAGAAGAACGGAGCGATTCCGGAGATCGACGCGGTCCGCAGCAAGGCCGATGCGCAGGGCAAGTCGGCCGCGGAGGCCGCGCTTCGCGCTCAGCAGAGCAAGCTCGAACGCGAATGGATCACGGGGCAATCCGACCGCGGTACCCAGATCGCGGCCCATCGACTCGACGTCGTCCGCCTCGAAGGCGAGCTCGCCCAATTGACCGCCCAAATCGAATCCCTCCAGCACCAGATCGAGCGACGCCATGTTCGGGCACCGGCGAGCGGGCGAATCGGAGAAATCAGCCATGTGGGCCCGGGCTCCTATGTCGAAGAGGGGGACCGCATGGGCACCATCGTCGCAAAGGGCGATTTGCGCGCCGTCGCCGAGTTCAAACCCGCGTCCGCGTTTGGACGGATCCGCACGGGCCAACCGGCGCGCATCCGATTCGATGGATTCCCCTGGACCGAATATGGAGAAACACAGGCGCAGGTCGCTGGCGTCGCCGCCGAGGTGCGCGATGGGCGCGCGCGGGTCGAGTTGACCATCACCACCGTCAACGACCGGATCCCGGTGCAGCATGGCCTCCCCGGCAACGTAGAAGTGGAGGTGGAGCGCACCACGCCCGCACGGCTCATCTTGCGCGCCGCCGGGCAGCTCGTTCATCGGCCGGGTGCCCCGCTCTCCGAGCCTCCCCCGTCCCGTGCCCCCTTACCGCGTATTACCCGACAATGA
- a CDS encoding ATP-binding cassette domain-containing protein — protein sequence MKRRFLAPEVIQTSQMDCGPAALTSLLTGLEIPASYGRLREACQTNVDGTSIDTLEELAVRLGLDALQTILPIDHLMAGDPFPCLLVTKDPAGAPHFVVAWRRVGERIQLMDPGRGRRWIDFATLRDTTFIHRTPVSAETWRAWVASEESERAFACAFARLGVRAGRARLVQAAQRDPTWRSYAALDAALRMAQSLLAKDAIERGPQAASLVSSLFEQAIRDLHPAIPQEATRSTIPDVYWSATPAPPSSEGTEQVMLQGAVLVRVLGRRSKSDLRASPELDAVLREPPPRPLRHLATMLRKDGILGPTVLVLSLVAATLGGAIEALVLRGTLEIGRQLGAVEQRLAGTLMLAMLFALLLVLDLSFAGGVLRMGRHLETRLRVAFLSKIPRLQDRYFQSRPASDMAHRCHAIHPVREVPPLGGRLLRSVLELLVVATGLIWIDPESWLLIALAVAVSTMGPWFAQRSTSERDLRVRSFDGALSRYYLDALRGLMPVRAHGAEAALRREQAATAMEWARAGFDRLRASVGIDAIQQIVGSTLAVLVVFAYLVHSPEPAAMLLLVYWALNVPALGQEIARTALLYPSMRNRLLRSSEPLGALEDDEASAPSPALPRDVAPDAHIVFRDVSVRASGHTILDGVNLSIPKGCHLAVVGASGAGKSSLVGLLLGWHRPASGEVFVDGAPLRGAHLERVRGETAWVDPSVQLWNRSLLANLEYGARSNAQGRMATVLEDAELLGLVERLPDGLQTTLGEGGALVSGGEGQRVRLGRALMRADSRLVLLDEAFRGLDRDRRRALVTRARERWPAATVLCVTHDVSETRTFDRVLVMDEGRVVEDGTPLELLGREGSRYAAMIRADEDAHRTIWNAKEWRRVTVRDGQLSERAPAAHDEAGA from the coding sequence ATGAAGCGCCGGTTTTTGGCGCCCGAGGTGATTCAAACGTCGCAGATGGATTGCGGCCCTGCCGCGCTGACATCGCTGCTCACCGGACTCGAAATCCCGGCGAGCTACGGGCGACTTCGGGAGGCTTGCCAGACGAACGTGGATGGTACGTCGATCGACACGCTGGAGGAGCTCGCCGTGCGTCTCGGGCTGGACGCCCTGCAAACCATATTGCCAATCGACCACCTCATGGCCGGCGATCCATTTCCCTGCCTGCTCGTCACCAAAGATCCAGCGGGCGCGCCGCACTTCGTCGTCGCGTGGCGTCGCGTCGGCGAACGAATCCAGCTCATGGATCCCGGGCGCGGCCGGCGCTGGATCGATTTCGCGACATTGCGCGATACGACATTCATCCATCGAACACCGGTCTCCGCAGAGACGTGGCGCGCGTGGGTCGCGTCGGAGGAGTCGGAGCGCGCATTCGCGTGCGCCTTCGCCCGGCTCGGCGTTCGCGCCGGGAGAGCGCGCCTCGTCCAAGCGGCGCAGCGCGATCCAACCTGGCGCTCCTATGCGGCGCTCGACGCTGCGCTGCGCATGGCGCAATCGCTCCTCGCGAAAGATGCCATCGAGCGCGGCCCACAGGCTGCCTCGCTCGTGTCCTCGCTGTTCGAGCAAGCCATTCGAGACCTGCATCCCGCCATTCCCCAGGAAGCGACGCGCTCGACCATACCCGACGTCTATTGGTCCGCCACCCCCGCCCCGCCGTCCTCGGAGGGCACGGAGCAGGTGATGCTCCAGGGCGCCGTGCTCGTACGCGTTTTGGGCCGGCGGTCGAAATCGGATTTACGCGCGTCTCCCGAGCTCGATGCCGTCCTTCGCGAACCGCCTCCGCGGCCACTTCGTCATCTGGCGACGATGTTGCGTAAAGACGGTATTCTTGGCCCCACCGTGCTCGTTTTGTCGCTCGTCGCCGCGACCCTCGGCGGCGCGATCGAGGCGTTGGTCCTCCGCGGCACCTTGGAGATCGGCCGCCAGCTCGGGGCCGTGGAACAAAGGCTGGCAGGCACGCTCATGCTCGCCATGCTCTTCGCCCTCCTCCTCGTGCTCGATCTGTCATTTGCCGGCGGTGTGCTTCGCATGGGTCGCCACCTCGAGACACGGCTGCGCGTGGCCTTCCTCTCCAAGATTCCGCGCCTGCAAGACCGATATTTTCAGAGCCGCCCCGCGTCGGACATGGCGCATCGCTGCCACGCGATTCACCCGGTGCGCGAGGTCCCTCCGCTCGGCGGCCGGCTTCTGCGGAGCGTCCTGGAGCTCCTGGTGGTCGCGACCGGGCTCATTTGGATCGACCCCGAAAGCTGGCTACTCATCGCATTGGCGGTGGCCGTGTCGACCATGGGACCTTGGTTTGCCCAACGCTCGACGTCCGAGCGGGATCTGCGCGTGCGCTCGTTCGACGGCGCGCTGTCGCGCTACTACCTCGATGCCTTGCGGGGGCTCATGCCCGTGCGCGCGCATGGGGCCGAGGCAGCCTTACGCCGCGAGCAGGCCGCGACGGCGATGGAGTGGGCGCGGGCGGGCTTCGATCGGCTGCGCGCCTCGGTCGGTATCGACGCGATTCAGCAGATCGTCGGATCCACGCTCGCCGTCCTCGTCGTCTTTGCCTATTTGGTCCATTCGCCCGAGCCAGCGGCCATGCTGCTTCTCGTCTATTGGGCGTTGAATGTCCCGGCGCTCGGGCAGGAAATCGCGCGCACGGCGCTCCTCTATCCGTCGATGCGCAATCGGCTCCTTCGCTCGAGCGAGCCGCTCGGAGCGCTCGAGGACGACGAGGCGTCCGCGCCTTCACCTGCCTTGCCGCGCGACGTCGCCCCCGATGCGCACATCGTCTTTCGCGATGTCTCGGTGCGAGCCTCGGGGCACACGATCCTGGACGGCGTGAACCTGTCCATCCCCAAAGGGTGCCACCTCGCCGTCGTCGGCGCTTCAGGCGCTGGAAAATCGAGCCTCGTTGGCCTCCTCCTCGGTTGGCATCGCCCCGCTTCGGGCGAGGTGTTCGTCGACGGTGCACCGCTTCGAGGCGCGCACCTCGAACGCGTACGCGGCGAGACGGCATGGGTCGATCCGTCCGTCCAACTGTGGAATCGCTCGCTGCTCGCGAATCTTGAATATGGCGCAAGATCGAATGCCCAGGGTCGAATGGCGACCGTCCTCGAAGACGCGGAGCTCTTGGGGCTCGTGGAGCGATTGCCCGATGGCCTCCAAACGACGCTCGGCGAAGGAGGCGCGCTGGTCTCCGGCGGCGAGGGACAACGCGTGCGCCTCGGTCGTGCCCTGATGCGCGCGGATAGCCGCTTGGTCCTCCTCGACGAAGCTTTCCGCGGTCTCGACCGCGATCGACGCCGCGCCTTGGTGACGCGCGCGCGCGAGCGATGGCCAGCGGCCACGGTTCTGTGCGTGACCCACGACGTGAGCGAGACCCGCACATTCGATCGCGTTTTGGTCATGGACGAGGGGCGCGTCGTCGAGGACGGCACGCCTCTGGAGCTCTTGGGGCGTGAGGGCTCACGGTACGCGGCCATGATCCGAGCCGACGAAGATGCACACCGGACCATTTGGAATGCAAAGGAATGGCGGCGCGTGACCGTCCGGGATGGGCAACTCTCCGAACGCGCGCCTGCCGCCCACGACGAGGCCGGCGCGTGA
- a CDS encoding ABC transporter ATP-binding protein/permease yields MKLDDSLSWPMDRAGEAMATLAKAAHLSPTAKGPTTLGVEDTARTLGLQADRLVVSFAEVEARVCNAAPALLRIGPSDAPRIIALIQSNLERARIVTPDHSVRAVSLDAVRDALFVDAEHTHGGPVDALLERIPLPPRRRALARRALLREHVGARLRDAGWTIRLSPSAPFLRQLRSAGVLRTLRAMILAHAVSLVLSLFAWWVIGQSVLAGHLDRGWLAAWALLLLTSIPIRVLTIWWQETANIGAGLLLKERILFGVLQLDPEEVRRQGMGELVGRIIEIDALEELAMRGGFVSLAAFMELAITIFVLALGPAGIASVLLFVAWLAFAGLLVRRLTVQWLAWSRARIAMTNDTVERMLGHRTRIAQEPPGDWHVEEDGALAAYSEHARRVDRTSALIAGLLPRGWLLLGLAALGPALVAQSASTKELAVGIGGVLLARNALMRMTAGLTSLVAAFAAWRQAAPLFHAAARSHPAPATDPRTTDHERIEPARADGAVLDVRHVAFRYRPHGRAALQNVTLRICHRDRVLVEGPSGGGKSTLGSLLAGLRTPESGLLLFGGLDRASWGAGSWRRRIAAAPQFHENHTLSDTFAFNLLMGRRWPPQGDDLLEAEAICRELGLGPLLGRMPGGLMQRVGETGWQLSHGERSRLYMARALLQCAEVVILDESFASLDPETKTLALRCALKRAPSLVVIAHP; encoded by the coding sequence GTGAAGCTCGATGACTCCCTGAGCTGGCCGATGGATCGCGCAGGCGAGGCGATGGCCACGCTCGCGAAGGCCGCGCACCTTTCGCCAACGGCGAAGGGACCAACGACCCTCGGCGTGGAGGATACTGCGCGCACCTTGGGACTTCAGGCGGACCGACTCGTCGTGAGCTTCGCAGAGGTCGAGGCACGGGTATGCAACGCAGCCCCCGCGCTCCTCCGAATCGGTCCGAGCGATGCACCACGGATCATCGCGCTCATCCAATCGAACCTCGAACGCGCACGCATCGTCACCCCCGACCACAGCGTACGCGCGGTCTCCCTCGATGCCGTGCGCGACGCGCTCTTCGTCGACGCGGAGCACACCCACGGCGGCCCCGTCGACGCGCTCCTCGAGCGCATTCCTCTTCCGCCGCGACGGCGCGCGCTCGCCCGCCGCGCATTGCTGCGCGAGCACGTCGGAGCACGGCTGCGCGATGCCGGATGGACGATACGTTTATCCCCTTCCGCGCCATTCCTCCGTCAACTTCGGAGTGCTGGAGTATTGCGAACGCTTCGCGCCATGATCTTGGCGCACGCCGTGAGCCTCGTCCTCTCGCTCTTCGCGTGGTGGGTCATCGGCCAAAGCGTGCTCGCTGGACACCTGGACCGCGGCTGGCTCGCGGCCTGGGCGCTGCTTCTCCTCACGTCGATCCCAATTCGCGTACTTACCATTTGGTGGCAAGAAACCGCGAACATCGGCGCTGGATTGTTGCTCAAAGAACGAATCCTTTTTGGCGTGTTGCAGCTGGATCCCGAGGAGGTCCGCCGCCAGGGAATGGGCGAGCTGGTGGGGCGCATCATCGAGATCGACGCGCTCGAGGAGCTCGCGATGCGCGGCGGATTCGTCAGCCTGGCGGCGTTCATGGAGCTCGCCATCACGATTTTCGTTCTGGCGCTCGGGCCTGCGGGCATCGCGTCGGTGCTCCTCTTCGTCGCCTGGCTCGCATTCGCAGGCCTGCTCGTGCGACGTCTTACCGTTCAATGGCTCGCGTGGTCACGCGCTCGAATTGCCATGACCAACGACACCGTCGAGCGAATGCTCGGCCACCGTACGCGGATCGCGCAGGAGCCGCCCGGCGATTGGCACGTCGAGGAAGATGGCGCCCTCGCCGCATATTCCGAGCACGCGCGGCGCGTCGATCGGACCAGCGCCCTCATCGCCGGTTTGCTCCCGCGCGGATGGCTCCTCCTCGGCCTGGCCGCGCTCGGGCCCGCGTTGGTCGCGCAGTCGGCCTCGACCAAAGAGCTCGCGGTCGGAATCGGCGGCGTGCTCCTGGCGCGCAATGCGCTCATGCGTATGACGGCGGGGCTCACGTCCCTCGTCGCCGCGTTCGCGGCATGGCGGCAGGCCGCGCCGCTCTTTCACGCTGCCGCGCGATCCCATCCGGCCCCGGCGACGGATCCCCGAACCACGGACCACGAGCGCATCGAGCCAGCGCGCGCAGATGGGGCGGTCCTCGACGTACGCCATGTCGCATTTCGCTATCGCCCCCATGGCCGAGCGGCGCTCCAAAACGTCACGCTGCGCATTTGCCATCGCGACCGCGTGCTGGTCGAAGGCCCCTCGGGCGGAGGCAAATCGACGCTGGGCTCCCTCCTCGCCGGCTTGCGCACGCCCGAATCGGGGCTGCTTCTCTTCGGCGGGCTGGATCGAGCGTCGTGGGGCGCTGGATCCTGGCGCCGGCGCATTGCGGCCGCGCCGCAGTTTCACGAAAATCATACGTTGTCGGACACGTTTGCTTTCAATTTGCTCATGGGCCGGCGCTGGCCACCCCAAGGAGACGATCTCCTCGAGGCGGAAGCCATATGCCGCGAGCTCGGTCTCGGCCCCCTGCTGGGGCGCATGCCCGGCGGCTTGATGCAGCGGGTCGGCGAAACAGGTTGGCAACTCTCGCACGGCGAACGAAGCCGCCTTTACATGGCCCGCGCTTTATTGCAATGCGCCGAAGTCGTGATTCTGGATGAGAGCTTTGCCTCGCTGGATCCCGAGACGAAGACCTTGGCGCTTCGTTGTGCTTTGAAACGGGCGCCGTCGCTCGTCGTGATCGCGCATCCATGA